In the genome of Microbacterium endophyticum, one region contains:
- a CDS encoding MFS transporter → MRILVKPRMWSSIQRRLATSSAADITRTVPFWLIFIASALGGMTNSASTPIIPIYVEETLGGGSELSGTIIALAAVASMIAMPIAGMLGDKKGYRTIALFGSALAVAAMLIFALVPTLWGASIGRIMFGLGNAAAMTLIMAWLIAMAAPAQRGKALSIYGLSVWIGLALGPQLSAAINDATGPQTVFLVCAGLEIVTVAVILMLPRPVLPPVTQSITLPHSGVRSAWAAFRAVWVPGVVAAAAWCGEGLMLGFLIVHLGGVGVAASGLLGAASVFGVFAVSVIGARMVLASLPDRIGPRRAAALSLVALTAGLTTLGLAQDFWVASGGAVLIGVGFSPLYPSLTMLATRDLRTRNRALGLGMFSSFTSIGYGGGALIGGFVIAIANSMWAFLLVAALQVVALAVLAIFTHDDSPRQRAEETDEQRDPAA, encoded by the coding sequence GTGCGAATCTTGGTTAAGCCTCGGATGTGGTCCAGCATCCAACGTCGCCTGGCGACGAGTTCCGCCGCAGACATCACCCGCACAGTTCCGTTTTGGCTGATTTTCATCGCATCTGCGCTGGGCGGAATGACCAATTCGGCGAGCACGCCGATCATTCCTATCTATGTAGAAGAGACGCTCGGTGGCGGGTCGGAGCTTTCGGGAACGATAATCGCCCTTGCGGCTGTCGCATCAATGATTGCGATGCCGATTGCCGGAATGCTCGGCGACAAAAAGGGATACCGCACTATTGCGCTGTTCGGCAGCGCATTGGCCGTCGCAGCTATGTTGATCTTCGCGCTCGTGCCGACGCTCTGGGGTGCAAGCATCGGGCGCATCATGTTTGGCCTCGGCAATGCCGCCGCGATGACGCTCATCATGGCGTGGCTCATTGCGATGGCGGCCCCCGCGCAGCGGGGCAAGGCCCTGAGCATCTACGGACTCAGCGTGTGGATCGGTCTGGCACTCGGGCCCCAGCTGAGCGCCGCGATCAACGACGCCACTGGTCCGCAGACCGTGTTTCTCGTCTGCGCCGGACTAGAGATCGTGACAGTTGCCGTCATTCTGATGCTGCCACGACCAGTTCTCCCCCCGGTGACGCAATCCATCACACTCCCGCACAGTGGGGTCCGATCGGCTTGGGCGGCGTTTCGCGCCGTATGGGTTCCCGGGGTTGTCGCCGCGGCCGCATGGTGCGGCGAAGGTTTAATGCTCGGTTTTCTCATCGTGCACCTCGGCGGGGTCGGTGTCGCCGCGAGCGGACTGCTGGGGGCGGCATCCGTCTTCGGCGTCTTCGCCGTGAGCGTCATTGGTGCCCGCATGGTGCTCGCGTCTCTCCCCGACCGCATCGGCCCGCGCCGCGCCGCGGCGCTGTCGCTTGTCGCTCTCACAGCAGGCCTCACCACGCTGGGGCTCGCCCAGGACTTTTGGGTCGCATCGGGCGGTGCCGTGCTCATCGGCGTGGGCTTCTCGCCGCTCTACCCTTCACTCACGATGCTGGCAACGCGCGACCTCCGCACCCGCAATCGTGCACTGGGGCTCGGAATGTTCTCGAGCTTCACGAGTATCGGCTATGGCGGCGGCGCGCTCATCGGCGGATTCGTGATCGCCATCGCCAACTCGATGTGGGCTTTCCTTCTTGTCGCTGCTCTTCAGGTCGTCGCCCTCGCGGTGCTCGCGATCTTCACGCACGACGACTCACCCCGCCAGCGTGCCGAAGAAACCGACGAACAGCGCGATCCTGCAGCCTGA
- a CDS encoding amidohydrolase family protein: MSKPIRVDTHLHAYADASEGLYDINTYPIDEYGDKDDVAFAGVAGTVDDALAALDSAGFDYAALLGSFELPELPHPPEDARHWPGAPDYAHLSDDLIAYNRWLCDQGAAHSQLLPFITSNPAVMTSQQSEDHLSEAFGDWGARGVKLHPIAIRTFPDDPGLAGVYNACEQAQAPIVFHTGPDRRGFGWSEPREFVRLAADRPRLPLILAHLGGASWRDVPALAEASPHLMFDLSEVVNWMGAPLAPKAADVVGLIRAIGVERITLGSDFPWYAPGETARIVQELPGLSPEECDLILGENAARLLRLR; encoded by the coding sequence ATGAGTAAGCCGATTCGCGTCGACACGCACCTGCACGCCTACGCGGATGCCTCCGAGGGTCTCTACGACATCAATACTTACCCGATCGACGAGTACGGCGACAAAGACGATGTTGCGTTCGCGGGTGTCGCCGGAACCGTCGATGATGCGCTGGCCGCTCTCGACTCGGCAGGCTTCGACTACGCGGCTCTTCTCGGCAGCTTCGAGCTGCCAGAGCTCCCGCATCCACCCGAAGACGCACGTCACTGGCCGGGTGCCCCCGACTACGCGCACCTGAGCGATGACCTCATCGCGTACAACCGGTGGTTGTGCGATCAGGGTGCAGCGCATTCGCAACTGTTGCCTTTCATCACATCGAACCCTGCAGTCATGACTTCTCAGCAGTCCGAAGACCACCTGAGTGAGGCGTTCGGCGACTGGGGTGCGCGGGGGGTCAAACTGCATCCGATTGCCATTCGTACCTTCCCTGATGACCCGGGACTTGCGGGCGTCTACAACGCGTGCGAGCAAGCGCAGGCGCCGATCGTGTTTCACACCGGCCCCGATCGGCGCGGGTTTGGGTGGTCTGAGCCGCGTGAATTCGTGAGGCTTGCGGCAGACCGACCCCGGCTGCCGCTGATTCTGGCTCACCTCGGTGGGGCATCGTGGCGGGACGTGCCGGCGCTCGCCGAGGCAAGCCCGCACCTCATGTTCGACCTCTCTGAGGTCGTCAACTGGATGGGCGCACCGCTGGCCCCGAAGGCTGCGGATGTGGTTGGTCTCATCCGGGCCATTGGCGTGGAGCGCATTACGCTCGGCTCCGACTTTCCCTGGTACGCACCGGGCGAGACGGCTCGAATCGTGCAGGAGCTTCCGGGGCTCTCGCCGGAAGAGTGCGACCTGATTCTGGGGGAGAACGCGGCGCGTCTGCTTCGCCTCCGCTGA
- a CDS encoding RidA family protein, with protein MVWSAEQRVKEMGLVIPDYANPPYGERYATMKAFHRTGRTLTISGITPEDRQGNKVHPGRVGDTVTLEEGYAAARYAAINVLGLIRFAVGSLDEVSAFVRTLTFVVVTPEFSDVNLVTNGAADLFVEVFGDTIGRSTSAGIGVMNLSGGNVFEMVTVVETKTSVDDE; from the coding sequence ATGGTGTGGAGCGCCGAACAGCGTGTGAAAGAGATGGGACTCGTCATCCCTGATTACGCGAACCCGCCGTACGGTGAGCGCTACGCCACCATGAAGGCATTCCATCGCACCGGTCGCACCCTGACCATCAGCGGCATCACTCCCGAAGACCGACAAGGCAACAAAGTGCACCCGGGCCGCGTCGGCGACACCGTGACGCTCGAAGAGGGCTACGCGGCAGCGCGCTACGCCGCGATCAACGTGCTGGGCCTCATCCGGTTCGCTGTGGGATCGCTCGATGAGGTGTCGGCGTTTGTGCGCACCCTCACGTTCGTCGTGGTCACGCCGGAGTTCAGTGATGTCAACCTCGTCACCAACGGTGCTGCAGATCTCTTCGTCGAGGTGTTCGGTGACACGATAGGGCGCTCGACATCTGCCGGCATCGGGGTGATGAATCTCTCGGGCGGTAACGTCTTCGAGATGGTGACCGTCGTTGAAACCAAGACGAGCGTCGACGATGAGTAA
- a CDS encoding DUF4287 domain-containing protein yields the protein MSYQAYLDAIEKKTGKTPQQLLGEASSRGYGPETKASVVVEWLSAEYGVGRGHAMALFGVMKKGAAGAVPEKYVGSGSSHSDVSAVLRLDGIAAREN from the coding sequence ATGTCGTACCAGGCCTACCTCGATGCCATCGAAAAGAAGACCGGAAAGACGCCCCAGCAGTTGCTCGGTGAGGCATCGTCGCGCGGATACGGCCCGGAGACCAAGGCATCCGTTGTCGTGGAGTGGCTTTCAGCCGAGTATGGAGTGGGACGCGGACATGCGATGGCGCTGTTCGGCGTAATGAAAAAGGGTGCTGCGGGGGCTGTGCCCGAAAAGTACGTCGGCTCCGGCAGCAGCCATAGCGATGTCTCGGCCGTGCTGCGCCTCGATGGCATCGCCGCACGCGAAAACTAG
- a CDS encoding dipeptide/oligopeptide/nickel ABC transporter permease/ATP-binding protein yields MANPKKVALAPRLYRRFRDSPMLYVGYGMFTILIVIAIFAPLFYSESATTMTNDPNSGSTAAYPFGTDSLGRDMLSRTLVATRVTMGAAGIATALAAVAGITIGVAVWLSPRRIRELSLRAIEFWVSYPAMLVAIVVAAILGRGIVSAVLAIAVANTAGFARLTANLAAGIASRDYVVTARLMGVPSGRIATRHVIPNMSEPLLILIAQAFAGTLVELSGLSFIGLGAQSPAFDWGTLLNEGVKKLYTNPILVVAPAAALIFASLAALFIGDGLAAASNPRSNVSRARMRRNNPPLPTSADKDDVLVVDNLTVTHNETGKELVSDVSFTIGRGEVVGIVGESGSGKSVTASVVSKLLAEGLTASADTLRLGGTDVFTNVSDKELARRVALVYQDPGTALNPALTIGSQLSDVLVKALGYKRRDARTNLTQRFSDVLLTDPEGRMRQYPHQLSGGMKQRAMIASAMSTNAQLLVADEPTTALDVTVQREVLSLIKRMNSERGTAVLFISHDLGVVRALCDRVLVMKDGKVVERIDNVAQLSTDTVSHPYTRQLLAATPVVHVPSSAPMTREVGS; encoded by the coding sequence GTGGCTAACCCCAAGAAGGTCGCACTCGCGCCACGACTCTATCGACGCTTTCGCGATTCGCCGATGCTCTACGTCGGCTACGGAATGTTCACGATTCTGATCGTGATCGCTATCTTCGCGCCCCTGTTTTACTCAGAGTCGGCGACCACGATGACGAACGATCCGAACTCGGGCTCGACAGCCGCGTACCCCTTCGGGACCGACAGTCTCGGGCGAGACATGCTTTCCCGCACGCTTGTCGCCACTCGAGTGACTATGGGCGCTGCGGGGATTGCAACAGCGCTGGCCGCAGTCGCCGGAATCACGATCGGCGTGGCCGTCTGGCTCTCGCCCCGCCGCATTCGTGAGCTGTCACTGCGCGCCATCGAATTCTGGGTGTCTTATCCGGCAATGCTCGTCGCGATCGTTGTCGCGGCGATCCTTGGTCGCGGCATCGTCTCAGCGGTGCTCGCGATCGCTGTCGCAAACACCGCCGGGTTCGCACGGTTGACCGCCAACCTGGCTGCCGGCATCGCATCCCGCGACTATGTGGTCACAGCGCGATTGATGGGCGTGCCGTCAGGTCGCATCGCGACACGCCATGTGATCCCCAATATGTCAGAGCCGCTGCTCATTCTCATCGCGCAAGCATTCGCAGGCACCCTGGTGGAGCTCTCCGGCCTCTCGTTCATCGGGCTGGGCGCACAGAGCCCCGCCTTCGACTGGGGGACGCTCTTGAACGAGGGCGTCAAAAAGCTCTACACGAACCCCATCCTCGTTGTCGCGCCGGCCGCTGCGTTGATCTTCGCTTCCCTTGCCGCCCTATTTATTGGCGATGGCCTAGCAGCCGCTTCCAACCCGCGATCGAACGTAAGCCGGGCCAGGATGAGGCGGAACAACCCACCCCTGCCCACCTCCGCAGACAAAGACGACGTACTCGTCGTTGACAATCTGACAGTCACTCACAATGAAACGGGGAAAGAGCTTGTCTCTGACGTTTCCTTCACAATCGGTCGGGGCGAAGTGGTCGGCATCGTCGGCGAATCGGGGTCCGGAAAGTCAGTAACGGCATCCGTTGTGTCGAAATTGTTGGCCGAAGGACTCACCGCCTCTGCAGACACACTGCGCCTGGGGGGAACCGACGTCTTCACAAACGTGTCGGACAAAGAACTGGCGCGTCGCGTCGCACTCGTCTACCAAGACCCCGGTACCGCTCTCAACCCCGCGTTGACCATCGGCTCGCAGCTCTCTGATGTTCTAGTGAAAGCGCTCGGGTACAAGCGCAGAGACGCACGCACTAATCTCACTCAACGTTTTTCTGATGTGTTGCTGACCGATCCCGAAGGACGGATGCGCCAGTACCCTCACCAGCTCTCGGGCGGTATGAAGCAACGCGCCATGATCGCGTCGGCGATGAGTACCAATGCTCAGCTGCTAGTGGCCGACGAACCGACGACGGCGCTCGACGTGACAGTGCAGCGCGAAGTGCTCTCGCTCATCAAACGCATGAATTCCGAGCGCGGTACCGCCGTGCTTTTCATCTCCCACGATCTCGGAGTGGTTCGCGCCCTCTGCGACCGCGTGCTCGTCATGAAAGACGGCAAAGTCGTAGAGCGCATCGACAACGTCGCCCAGCTCTCGACCGATACCGTTTCGCACCCGTACACGCGCCAGCTGCTCGCTGCGACGCCGGTGGTTCATGTTCCGTCATCGGCTCCGATGACGCGGGAGGTGGGCTCATGA
- a CDS encoding HNH endonuclease signature motif containing protein, which translates to MSENETEQQEAEAHELSESVATLISFDEQIAQMHAARAEVLANMGRIALDQMRRMTSRDSRDREIPMRAVAAEVGAALRLSDRTAQIRIDDAIEVTGSYPETFASWSAGRISERHVQEILRAGVNLTDAAAKARYDHEVVAVAEAETPGRLRGFAAALAEKAQPRTLEERFEDANATRTVRLFDLADGMSSINAVLPSVQAHGIFNRLTQQARALKDFQSGRSDYGTKLHAEDEPVDDRRTTDQIRADLFSDMLLTSVPSLDPLAGDDCGGLGAIRAIVQVTVPATTLAGTASTPADLSGLSLVDPESARRLAGTAPGWDRVFTRPVTGTVVAVDRYRPSDQLKRQLRARDQHCRFIGCRMPAHRCDIDHTIDAAFGGPTHQHNLAHLCRRHHSLKHASRWTVKQLGDGVLEWTSPTGRNYTDKPLGVAFEPDPHPPGEPHLIRR; encoded by the coding sequence ATGTCAGAGAACGAAACCGAGCAACAAGAAGCAGAAGCGCACGAGCTGTCTGAGTCTGTGGCGACGTTGATTTCGTTCGATGAACAGATCGCTCAGATGCACGCGGCGCGGGCTGAGGTTCTCGCGAACATGGGACGCATTGCGCTCGACCAGATGCGGCGGATGACATCGCGAGACTCACGTGATCGAGAGATTCCGATGCGGGCCGTCGCGGCAGAAGTTGGGGCGGCGTTGCGGTTGTCGGACCGCACCGCGCAAATACGGATCGATGATGCGATCGAAGTCACCGGGTCGTATCCGGAGACGTTTGCGTCGTGGAGTGCCGGTCGCATCTCGGAACGGCATGTGCAAGAGATATTGCGGGCAGGCGTGAACCTCACGGATGCCGCAGCCAAAGCCCGGTACGACCACGAAGTAGTGGCGGTCGCTGAAGCCGAGACACCGGGCAGGTTGCGAGGGTTTGCTGCCGCGTTGGCTGAGAAAGCGCAGCCGCGGACTCTGGAAGAGCGTTTTGAAGACGCGAACGCGACGCGGACGGTGCGACTGTTTGATCTTGCGGATGGGATGAGTTCGATCAACGCCGTGTTGCCATCGGTGCAAGCACATGGGATCTTCAACCGGCTCACGCAGCAGGCACGGGCGTTGAAGGATTTCCAGAGCGGCCGGTCGGATTACGGTACGAAGCTTCACGCAGAAGATGAACCCGTAGATGATCGGCGGACGACGGATCAGATCCGTGCCGATCTGTTCTCCGACATGTTGTTGACCTCGGTTCCGAGTCTCGACCCGCTCGCGGGTGACGATTGCGGTGGGCTGGGTGCGATCCGGGCGATTGTGCAGGTCACGGTTCCCGCAACCACGCTCGCGGGCACGGCGTCGACCCCCGCGGATCTGTCGGGGCTCAGCCTCGTTGATCCCGAGAGCGCACGGCGCCTCGCAGGCACCGCACCGGGGTGGGATCGGGTGTTCACCCGGCCTGTGACGGGAACGGTGGTGGCTGTTGATCGGTACCGGCCCAGTGATCAACTCAAACGGCAACTCAGGGCGCGAGATCAACACTGCAGATTCATCGGATGTCGCATGCCCGCCCACCGGTGCGATATCGACCACACGATCGACGCCGCGTTCGGCGGGCCGACACATCAGCACAATCTCGCGCATCTGTGTCGAAGACATCACAGCTTGAAACACGCGAGCCGGTGGACGGTGAAACAACTTGGGGATGGTGTTCTGGAATGGACATCACCGACCGGGCGCAACTACACGGATAAACCACTCGGCGTCGCATTTGAACCCGATCCTCACCCACCTGGCGAGCCCCACCTCATTCGTCGATGA
- a CDS encoding ABC transporter permease yields the protein MSTIVDKSDDSSPSSNDAVSRPEMVGSQPVKASGLGGAWRNFLVRRLIGLVTNIVLLVFVTFFIVQLIPGDPASAIAGEDASQVEVDQIRVELGLDQPILVQLGNYLAQVAQGDFGISFQYGVPATTIVGAAAPYTISIAFIALIVFLTLGLALGMTVGIITRGDRHRWLDHTFNIGAGTVSSIPAYVQATILVAVFAVWLALLPPAYSPAYSPIESAVLPIAALSIGGIASVARIVRREASVILEQDYMRTARGWRLPSATLYAKHMLPNLLTTALTLSGIILTALLGSTLIVEAVFAWPGLGSVVVQAISEYKDYPVIRAAVFVIGTISLVFTLVIDIVLGLIDPRTLGETRG from the coding sequence GTGAGCACCATCGTCGACAAGAGTGACGACTCGTCGCCCAGTTCCAACGACGCTGTGAGCCGACCAGAAATGGTCGGCTCACAGCCGGTCAAAGCCAGCGGCCTCGGAGGCGCATGGCGGAATTTCCTAGTCCGCCGCCTCATCGGGCTCGTGACGAACATCGTGCTGTTGGTATTCGTCACTTTCTTCATCGTCCAGCTCATCCCCGGCGATCCCGCGTCTGCGATCGCAGGTGAAGACGCGAGCCAGGTCGAAGTGGACCAGATCCGTGTCGAGCTTGGTCTCGACCAACCAATACTCGTGCAGCTGGGGAATTACCTCGCTCAGGTGGCGCAGGGTGACTTCGGGATCTCTTTTCAGTACGGTGTGCCCGCGACGACAATTGTCGGTGCAGCCGCACCGTACACAATTTCGATCGCCTTCATCGCACTCATCGTCTTTCTGACACTCGGGCTCGCACTCGGAATGACAGTCGGAATCATCACCAGGGGCGATAGACATCGCTGGCTCGATCACACCTTCAATATCGGAGCGGGAACGGTTTCGTCGATTCCGGCATACGTGCAGGCGACCATCCTCGTTGCCGTCTTCGCGGTATGGCTGGCGCTCCTCCCGCCTGCCTACTCCCCCGCCTATAGCCCGATCGAGTCTGCTGTGCTACCGATTGCTGCCCTGAGTATCGGCGGAATCGCAAGCGTTGCGCGAATCGTGCGGCGCGAAGCATCCGTAATCCTGGAGCAGGACTACATGCGCACGGCACGGGGCTGGCGTCTTCCCTCCGCCACGCTCTATGCGAAGCACATGTTGCCGAACCTGCTCACAACGGCACTAACTCTCTCGGGCATCATCCTCACCGCGCTCCTCGGCTCGACGCTGATCGTTGAAGCCGTGTTCGCATGGCCCGGACTCGGCAGCGTCGTCGTGCAGGCCATCTCCGAGTACAAGGACTACCCCGTCATTCGCGCCGCCGTCTTCGTCATCGGCACGATCTCGCTCGTTTTCACACTGGTCATCGACATAGTCCTCGGCCTGATCGACCCCCGAACCCTGGGAGAAACGCGTGGCTAA
- a CDS encoding APC family permease, with amino-acid sequence MQNDSRGESASSPAVKRWILGEPLHTEQLDGQLLPKRRALPIFASDALSSVAYAPQELLMILLTGGLAFLAFSPAVAAAVVVLLIVVVVSYRQLIKAYPSGGGDYEVASKNLGEPAAVVVASALLVDYILTVAVSIASGVDNIISAIPELNPWRVEFAVGFVVMIMAVNLRGVRESSKAFAIPTYIFIGSVAVMIVVGLVRVALGDPPVASSAEYAVKAQDLSQAAVILLVLRAFSSGCSALTGVEAVSNGVPAFRQPKVRNAQATLTLMGGIAILLFAGLTALALFAQVHYAENPCDLVGFACSTNPQPSLMAQVASATFGMGSIPFFIIQTATACVLLLAANTAFNGFPLLGAVLARDGYAPKSLNTRGDRLVFSNGMIALGLAAIVILVLYQASLTSLIQLYIIGVFVSFSLGQIGMIRHWRRAIRSGASGPALRAARVGLAINGAGAGLTVFVLIIVTITKFTHGAWIVFLLIPILATLMIGVNRYYRDVEHEIEIDDTTHFGSQGDVALVLVGRLQKPVVKAIDYALAANHDKTIAVHVSVDPESTDRLQADWRDHRMPVPLVIVDSPYRTFAHPVSEFIHAYREKHGSAVITVYLPQYIVGHWWENFLHNRRASRIAHNLMLVHGVTITLVPWLLDSTEMVYGRRSRPLLGGERTGLPVQTTQRMPRRNTDE; translated from the coding sequence GTGCAAAACGACAGCCGCGGCGAGAGCGCTAGCTCTCCGGCCGTGAAACGCTGGATACTCGGCGAACCCCTCCATACCGAACAGCTCGATGGTCAGCTGCTTCCGAAGCGTCGGGCTTTGCCCATATTCGCCTCCGACGCGCTGTCGTCTGTCGCATACGCGCCACAAGAGCTCCTCATGATTCTTCTAACGGGCGGGCTGGCGTTTCTCGCCTTCAGTCCGGCCGTCGCCGCAGCTGTCGTGGTGCTGTTGATCGTCGTCGTTGTGAGTTATCGGCAGCTCATCAAGGCGTACCCGTCGGGTGGGGGCGACTATGAAGTCGCGTCGAAGAACCTGGGAGAACCCGCGGCGGTGGTGGTGGCATCCGCGCTTCTCGTGGACTACATCCTGACGGTCGCTGTGTCTATCGCCTCGGGTGTCGACAACATCATTTCGGCGATTCCCGAACTGAACCCCTGGCGCGTCGAGTTTGCGGTCGGGTTCGTCGTGATGATCATGGCCGTGAACCTTCGCGGCGTGCGAGAGTCGAGCAAAGCTTTCGCAATACCCACGTACATCTTCATCGGCTCGGTCGCGGTCATGATCGTCGTCGGGCTCGTGCGCGTAGCGCTGGGAGACCCACCGGTCGCATCGAGCGCCGAGTACGCGGTCAAGGCCCAGGACTTGTCGCAGGCGGCTGTCATTCTGCTCGTGCTGCGCGCATTCTCAAGCGGCTGCTCCGCCCTCACGGGCGTCGAGGCCGTCTCGAACGGTGTGCCAGCTTTTCGCCAGCCCAAGGTGCGAAACGCTCAGGCGACGCTGACGCTGATGGGCGGCATCGCCATTCTGCTCTTCGCGGGGCTCACCGCCCTCGCGCTATTCGCGCAGGTGCACTACGCCGAAAACCCCTGCGATCTCGTGGGTTTCGCCTGTTCGACGAACCCGCAACCGAGCCTCATGGCTCAGGTCGCGAGCGCGACGTTCGGCATGGGAAGCATCCCGTTCTTCATCATTCAGACGGCAACGGCCTGCGTCTTGCTCCTGGCAGCCAACACAGCGTTCAACGGCTTTCCGCTGCTTGGTGCAGTGCTCGCGCGCGACGGTTATGCACCGAAGTCGCTCAACACCCGCGGCGACCGCCTCGTTTTCTCGAACGGCATGATCGCACTGGGGCTCGCCGCGATCGTGATTCTGGTGCTGTACCAGGCGAGTCTCACGAGCCTCATCCAGCTCTACATCATCGGTGTCTTCGTGTCGTTCTCGCTCGGTCAGATTGGGATGATCCGGCACTGGCGTCGAGCCATCCGAAGCGGTGCAAGTGGTCCTGCGCTTCGAGCCGCACGCGTGGGTCTCGCCATCAACGGCGCCGGAGCCGGCCTCACGGTGTTCGTGCTCATCATCGTGACGATCACGAAGTTCACCCACGGGGCGTGGATCGTATTCCTTCTCATTCCGATCCTCGCAACGCTTATGATCGGCGTAAATCGCTACTACCGCGACGTCGAACACGAAATCGAGATCGACGACACGACCCACTTCGGTTCGCAGGGCGACGTCGCGCTCGTTCTTGTCGGCCGCCTGCAGAAGCCGGTCGTAAAAGCGATCGACTACGCGCTCGCGGCCAATCACGATAAAACCATTGCCGTGCACGTGTCGGTCGATCCCGAGTCGACCGATCGACTGCAGGCCGACTGGCGCGATCACCGGATGCCGGTGCCCCTCGTCATCGTCGACTCGCCGTATCGCACCTTCGCGCATCCGGTGTCGGAATTCATTCACGCCTACCGCGAGAAGCACGGGTCGGCTGTGATCACTGTCTACCTGCCGCAGTACATCGTGGGGCACTGGTGGGAGAACTTCTTGCACAACCGACGTGCGAGCCGCATCGCCCACAACCTCATGCTCGTGCACGGGGTGACAATTACGCTCGTGCCGTGGCTGCTCGATTCGACCGAGATGGTTTACGGGCGACGGTCACGCCCGCTGCTCGGCGGCGAACGCACCGGGCTCCCAGTGCAAACAACACAACGGATGCCGCGGCGAAACACCGACGAGTGA
- a CDS encoding ABC transporter substrate-binding protein, whose translation MIKKQVIAAAALVSVVSLALTACSSGDSSSDATSAAGGTINAELWYAPTNFNPATASGSADVSVARLGFDTLLREGEDGIIGGLATDWEATSDTEYTFTIRDDATCSDGTVITPSVVAASLEYFTTSEDSAAQASKATVFGSGTPTFTADDDANTVVIGLSEPYSEVISGLTTEPTGIICPAGLDDLDGLAAGTVGGAWSGPYTLEDFSAGVSATYTLREDYDAWPAWTSVTGNPASTINISVSSDSNTSANLLSSGGIDITRFYDSNADRFVDDDAYSYVTMPSSAYTLIFNQNEGTGSVFLDRLDLRTAVSQAIDKEGFNAAGLDGLGTELTTVTASTVACTIDGSDLLPAYDVEAATTVLSGETIRLLAMTNWDSAIDFIAESLRAAGATVELSVLDPADWQAEMRTEPEKWDLALNATNTANPLSQAISTYVGPSSSDGGRNISGADNAEGYDYLQAALASTDTDEQCANFEDAQTTILTDMDMTPLITDTHFIIARDGFASSVFSGYWDMSAMRITG comes from the coding sequence GTGATTAAGAAGCAGGTCATTGCGGCCGCAGCGCTCGTGAGCGTTGTCAGCCTGGCGTTGACAGCCTGTTCGAGTGGGGATTCGTCATCCGACGCGACCTCCGCTGCAGGCGGAACCATCAACGCTGAGCTTTGGTACGCCCCAACCAATTTCAACCCAGCGACCGCATCCGGCTCCGCCGACGTCAGCGTGGCACGCCTCGGCTTCGACACCTTGCTGCGTGAGGGCGAAGACGGGATCATCGGTGGCCTCGCTACCGACTGGGAAGCTACATCAGACACCGAGTACACATTTACAATCCGTGACGACGCCACGTGCTCCGATGGAACAGTGATCACACCCTCGGTCGTTGCTGCATCCCTCGAGTACTTCACGACGTCAGAAGACTCCGCAGCGCAGGCCTCAAAGGCTACGGTCTTCGGCTCGGGTACCCCCACTTTCACCGCAGATGACGACGCCAACACCGTCGTGATCGGACTCAGTGAGCCTTACTCAGAGGTCATCAGCGGGCTGACGACCGAGCCGACCGGAATTATTTGCCCCGCGGGTCTCGACGATCTCGATGGCCTTGCCGCCGGTACCGTCGGAGGCGCCTGGTCGGGCCCCTATACGCTCGAGGACTTCTCAGCAGGCGTCAGCGCCACCTACACGCTTCGCGAAGACTACGACGCATGGCCCGCCTGGACATCTGTCACAGGAAACCCGGCTTCGACGATCAATATTTCGGTTTCGTCGGATTCGAATACCAGCGCGAACCTGCTCAGCTCGGGCGGAATCGACATCACGCGTTTCTACGACTCCAACGCAGACCGCTTCGTTGACGACGACGCGTATTCATACGTCACAATGCCGAGCTCGGCGTACACGCTCATCTTCAACCAGAATGAGGGCACCGGGTCGGTATTCCTCGACCGGCTTGACCTCCGCACTGCTGTTTCGCAGGCCATCGACAAAGAAGGATTCAACGCGGCGGGCCTCGACGGTCTCGGCACGGAATTGACCACAGTCACGGCGTCTACAGTCGCCTGCACGATCGACGGCAGTGATCTGCTGCCTGCATACGATGTCGAAGCGGCAACAACCGTGCTGTCAGGGGAGACCATTCGCCTTCTGGCCATGACCAACTGGGACTCCGCGATCGACTTCATCGCCGAATCGCTGCGCGCGGCCGGAGCTACCGTCGAGCTTTCAGTACTCGATCCAGCCGACTGGCAAGCAGAAATGCGCACAGAACCAGAAAAATGGGACCTTGCGCTCAACGCCACCAACACAGCGAACCCGCTCAGCCAGGCGATCTCGACATATGTCGGGCCAAGCTCCTCAGACGGTGGCCGCAACATCAGCGGAGCTGACAACGCTGAAGGCTACGACTATCTGCAGGCCGCACTCGCTTCGACAGATACCGACGAACAGTGTGCAAATTTCGAAGATGCGCAGACCACGATCCTCACGGACATGGACATGACACCACTGATCACCGACACGCACTTCATCATCGCGCGTGATGGCTTCGCGTCCAGTGTGTTCTCCGGTTACTGGGACATGTCAGCTATGCGGATCACGGGCTGA